A window of Lacibacter sediminis contains these coding sequences:
- a CDS encoding glycoside hydrolase family protein, producing the protein MKEQKKLNKEGTRKQGDNAQGKTNFFFALFIIRSFSVGLLSVFVANAQVPQEVMQKVYEELKTPFKYGLVVTPDNDTKKIDCPSVFRKGKYWYMTYIQFDGRGYETWIAKSKDLLEWKTLGKIMSFSDTTDWDNNQKAGYIALQNTKWAGNYKLEKFQNKYWMSYIGGKDRGYESGPLAIGIANTTKDPTKPHEWNRSPQPVLGSTDKDVRWWENRKLYKSTIIRDKNKTLGSEFIMYYNANGDSSGNKPKWRWFERIGMAVSDDMVNWKRYNADPVMEHGVGITGDAVIQKINDVWVMFYFGAFWESRPKETFNRFACSYDLVNWTDWKGDDLIKSSEPYDAKYAHKSFVVKWKGVVYHFYCAVDNKDHRGIAVATSIDKGKSKLQF; encoded by the coding sequence GTGAAAGAGCAAAAGAAATTAAATAAGGAAGGCACAAGGAAACAAGGTGACAATGCACAAGGAAAAACAAACTTCTTCTTTGCGCTTTTTATAATCCGAAGCTTTAGCGTAGGATTACTTAGTGTCTTTGTGGCAAATGCACAAGTGCCGCAGGAAGTAATGCAGAAAGTATATGAAGAACTGAAAACTCCATTTAAATACGGTCTCGTTGTTACACCTGATAACGATACAAAGAAAATTGATTGCCCGTCTGTGTTTCGAAAAGGCAAGTATTGGTACATGACTTATATCCAGTTCGATGGTCGTGGTTATGAAACATGGATCGCAAAAAGCAAAGACTTATTAGAATGGAAAACATTGGGTAAGATCATGAGTTTTTCTGATACGACTGATTGGGATAATAATCAGAAAGCTGGTTATATCGCTTTGCAGAATACAAAATGGGCAGGTAATTACAAACTGGAGAAATTTCAGAACAAATACTGGATGAGTTATATCGGCGGAAAGGACAGAGGTTATGAATCAGGACCGTTGGCCATTGGTATCGCCAACACAACAAAGGATCCTACCAAACCGCATGAATGGAATAGGTCGCCGCAACCTGTTCTGGGTTCAACTGATAAAGATGTGCGTTGGTGGGAAAACCGCAAGCTATATAAGAGCACCATCATCCGTGATAAAAACAAAACACTCGGCAGCGAATTCATCATGTACTACAATGCCAATGGCGACAGCAGCGGCAACAAACCCAAATGGCGTTGGTTCGAGCGTATTGGTATGGCGGTGAGTGATGATATGGTCAACTGGAAACGTTACAATGCCGATCCGGTGATGGAACATGGTGTTGGTATTACCGGCGATGCAGTCATTCAAAAGATCAATGATGTGTGGGTGATGTTTTACTTTGGTGCATTCTGGGAGAGCAGGCCAAAAGAAACCTTCAACCGATTTGCCTGCAGTTACGATTTAGTGAACTGGACGGATTGGAAAGGAGATGATCTCATTAAGTCATCAGAACCTTATGATGCCAAATATGCGCACAAGAGTTTTGTGGTGAAATGGAAGGGAGTCGTTTATCATTTCTATTGCGCCGTTGATAACAAAGATCATCGTGGAATTGCGGTGGCCACTTCGATTGACAAAGGAAAGAGTAAATTGCAGTTTTAA